The Nocardioides humi genome includes a region encoding these proteins:
- a CDS encoding TetR/AcrR family transcriptional regulator gives MSYDGVAQVLWAQGRTPRRGPRPRVSLDGIVAAAVRVADAEGLEAASMQRVAAEVGVTKMALYRHVPGKAELVALMVDRTLGEPPATGDGPWRARLAAWAQAMRDGFAAHRWLLAAAVGPRVFGPNELGWLEAGLAALDGLPLGPAERLDSLVLVGSHVRALVQQATEPATERALALALADVLASRADAYPLAAAAFAGAAGRDDAFAFGLERVLDGIEALVASR, from the coding sequence ATGTCGTACGACGGGGTCGCGCAGGTGCTGTGGGCGCAGGGGCGCACGCCGCGCAGGGGCCCGCGGCCGCGGGTGAGCCTGGACGGGATCGTCGCGGCCGCCGTCCGGGTCGCGGACGCCGAGGGCCTCGAGGCCGCGTCGATGCAGCGCGTGGCCGCCGAGGTCGGCGTGACCAAGATGGCGCTCTACCGCCACGTCCCGGGCAAGGCGGAGCTGGTCGCCCTGATGGTCGACCGCACCCTCGGCGAGCCGCCGGCGACCGGCGACGGACCGTGGCGCGCGCGCCTCGCCGCGTGGGCGCAGGCGATGCGCGACGGCTTCGCCGCGCACCGCTGGCTGCTCGCCGCCGCCGTCGGCCCGCGCGTCTTCGGCCCGAACGAGCTGGGCTGGCTCGAGGCCGGCCTCGCCGCCCTCGACGGGCTGCCGCTCGGTCCCGCCGAGCGGCTGGACAGCCTGGTGCTGGTCGGCTCGCACGTGCGCGCACTGGTCCAGCAGGCCACCGAGCCGGCGACCGAGCGCGCGCTCGCGCTCGCCCTCGCCGACGTGCTCGCGAGCCGCGCTGACGCCTACCCGCTGGCCGCCGCCGCGTTCGCGGGCGCGGCCGGCCGGGACGATGCGTTCGCGTTCGGGCTGGAGCGGGTGCTCGACGGGATCGAGGCGCTGGTGGCGTCGCGGTGA
- a CDS encoding FAD-dependent monooxygenase, with the protein MLERMGLWDAVDAVRTAPTDLHVVDAADRLRAVIPHEFVGGDVEVLRGDLGALLHERTTSAAEYVFGDRIEAMTETPDAVEVTFRSGRSESFDLVVGADGVHSGVRRLAFGPEEEHVEFLGHYYAVVGANHPAPATADGRAIGYWYNEPGRLAAIGGPKAPDMFVFASPRLDYDRRDTDAQKRLVARAFEGAGWKVPQMLERLEAADEFYLDGLHRGRMSRYTRGRVVLVGDAAYANTLGGFGTGLAVVGAYVLAGELAAAGDDHRTALAGYDRVMHRYARIARRGNAGGFLAPSSRLRIRLRDATFRNRMLLATTMRLTDLFANDIALPEYRELPAVSAG; encoded by the coding sequence GTGCTCGAGCGGATGGGCCTGTGGGACGCCGTCGACGCGGTGCGCACCGCCCCCACAGACCTGCACGTCGTCGACGCCGCCGACCGGCTGCGGGCGGTCATCCCCCACGAGTTCGTCGGCGGCGACGTGGAGGTGCTGCGCGGCGACCTCGGCGCACTGCTGCACGAGCGCACCACCAGCGCCGCGGAGTACGTCTTCGGCGACCGGATCGAGGCGATGACCGAGACCCCGGACGCCGTGGAGGTCACCTTCCGGAGCGGCCGCAGCGAGAGCTTCGACCTCGTGGTGGGCGCGGACGGCGTGCACTCCGGCGTACGCCGGCTCGCCTTCGGGCCCGAGGAGGAGCACGTCGAGTTCCTCGGCCACTACTACGCCGTGGTCGGCGCCAACCACCCCGCGCCGGCGACGGCGGACGGGCGCGCGATCGGCTACTGGTACAACGAGCCCGGCCGGCTCGCGGCGATCGGCGGCCCCAAGGCGCCCGACATGTTCGTCTTCGCCTCGCCCCGGCTCGACTACGACCGCCGCGACACCGACGCGCAGAAGCGTCTGGTGGCCCGGGCGTTCGAGGGGGCTGGCTGGAAGGTCCCGCAGATGCTGGAGCGACTGGAGGCGGCCGACGAGTTCTACCTCGACGGCCTCCACCGGGGACGGATGAGCCGGTACACCCGCGGACGCGTCGTCCTCGTGGGCGATGCCGCCTACGCCAACACCCTCGGCGGCTTCGGCACCGGCCTCGCGGTCGTCGGCGCCTACGTGCTGGCCGGCGAGCTGGCCGCGGCCGGCGACGACCACCGTACGGCGCTCGCCGGCTACGACCGCGTCATGCACCGCTACGCCCGGATCGCCCGCCGCGGCAACGCCGGGGGGTTCCTGGCGCCGTCGAGCCGGCTGCGCATCCGGCTGCGCGACGCGACCTTCCGCAACCGGATGCTGCTGGCGACGACGATGCGGCTGACCGACCTGTTCGCCAACGACATCGCGCTGCCGGAGTACCGCGAGCTGCCCGCCGTCAGCGCCGGCTGA
- the sigJ gene encoding RNA polymerase sigma factor SigJ: protein MADRQAALAVEYDALRPRMVRVAYAILGSRAEAEDVVADCWTRLVAADAREPVRDLTGWLTVAVARAATDVLRSARVRREEYVGPWLPEPFVSASEADPADRVTLDETVSYALAVVLESLSPAERTAWVLHDVFGMGFPEVAAVVGRTPAAVRQLAARARTHLAAQTPRFEVDRTAHEEVLGRFLAAAAGGDLSALLATLDPDVVLTSDGGGVVSSARRPVLGADRVARFLAGLVGKYVGRVEVELVDANGAPAIGLREDGTLISLILLTVVGERATRVDILRAPAKLAAAEVSRR, encoded by the coding sequence GTGGCTGACCGGCAGGCCGCGCTGGCGGTCGAGTACGACGCGCTCCGCCCGCGGATGGTGCGCGTCGCCTACGCGATCCTCGGCAGCCGCGCCGAGGCCGAGGACGTCGTCGCCGACTGCTGGACCCGGCTCGTGGCGGCCGACGCCCGCGAGCCGGTCCGCGACCTCACCGGCTGGCTGACCGTCGCCGTCGCCCGGGCGGCCACCGACGTGCTGCGCTCGGCGCGGGTGCGTCGCGAGGAGTACGTCGGCCCGTGGCTGCCCGAGCCCTTCGTCTCCGCGTCCGAGGCCGATCCCGCCGACCGGGTGACCCTCGACGAGACGGTGAGCTACGCCCTGGCCGTCGTCCTGGAGTCGCTGTCGCCGGCGGAGCGGACCGCCTGGGTGCTGCACGACGTGTTCGGGATGGGCTTCCCGGAGGTCGCCGCCGTGGTCGGCCGCACGCCCGCCGCCGTCCGCCAGCTGGCCGCCCGCGCCCGGACCCACCTCGCGGCGCAGACCCCGCGCTTCGAGGTCGACCGCACCGCCCACGAGGAGGTGCTCGGCCGGTTCCTGGCCGCCGCGGCCGGGGGCGACCTGTCCGCCCTCCTCGCGACCCTCGACCCGGACGTGGTGCTGACCTCCGACGGTGGCGGCGTCGTCAGCTCCGCGCGGCGTCCCGTCCTCGGCGCCGACCGGGTGGCGCGCTTCCTCGCAGGCCTCGTCGGCAAGTACGTCGGCCGGGTCGAGGTGGAGCTGGTCGACGCCAACGGCGCACCCGCGATCGGGCTGCGCGAGGACGGCACGCTCATCTCGCTGATCCTGCTGACCGTCGTGGGGGAGCGGGCCACCCGGGTCGACATCCTGCGGGCGCCCGCCAAGCTCGCCGCGGCGGAGGTCAGCCGGCGCTGA